One window of the Candidatus Chryseobacterium colombiense genome contains the following:
- the rlmN gene encoding 23S rRNA (adenine(2503)-C(2))-methyltransferase RlmN, with protein sequence MKDIRTLSLDQLQDYFLSLGEKPFRAKQVYDWLWSKNLHSIDEMTNLSKQLRDKISEEYTINPVSVDLLQKSSDGTIKNGVKLHDGLMVESVLIPTETRTTACVSSQVGCSLNCEFCATARLKRMRNLEVAEIVDQVALIDSQSKMYFNRPLSNIVFMGMGEPMMNYKNVVEAIRKITQPEGLGMSPRRITVSTSGIPKMIKMLADDELKVKLALSLHSAIEAKRNEIMPFSDKFPLTDIMEALQYWYKKTGSVITFEYCVWKGINDGDEDIKALIKYCKQVPSKVNLIQYNPIGDGKYDQCNKQAEENYIRQLENAGIVCVVRKSRGGDIDAACGQLANKTAD encoded by the coding sequence ATGAAAGATATCCGAACTTTATCATTAGACCAGCTTCAAGACTATTTTTTGTCTTTAGGAGAAAAACCGTTTCGTGCGAAACAGGTATATGACTGGTTATGGAGTAAAAATCTCCACTCGATTGATGAGATGACGAATCTTTCGAAACAACTTAGAGATAAAATCTCTGAGGAATATACCATCAACCCTGTTTCAGTTGATCTGCTTCAGAAAAGTTCTGACGGAACCATTAAAAATGGAGTAAAACTTCATGACGGATTAATGGTGGAATCCGTTTTAATTCCTACAGAAACCAGAACAACAGCTTGTGTATCCTCACAGGTAGGCTGTTCTTTAAACTGCGAATTTTGTGCAACTGCGAGGCTTAAAAGAATGAGAAATCTTGAAGTTGCGGAAATCGTGGATCAGGTTGCTCTCATTGACAGCCAAAGTAAAATGTATTTCAATCGACCGCTTTCCAATATCGTTTTTATGGGAATGGGAGAGCCGATGATGAATTACAAAAATGTGGTCGAAGCTATCCGAAAAATTACCCAGCCCGAAGGTTTGGGAATGTCCCCTAGAAGGATTACCGTTTCTACCTCAGGAATTCCGAAGATGATCAAAATGCTGGCTGATGACGAATTGAAAGTGAAACTGGCTTTGTCACTTCACTCTGCAATCGAAGCTAAGCGTAATGAAATTATGCCTTTTTCCGATAAATTTCCTTTAACGGATATTATGGAAGCCCTTCAGTACTGGTATAAAAAAACAGGATCTGTTATTACGTTCGAATACTGTGTCTGGAAAGGAATTAATGATGGTGATGAGGATATCAAAGCTTTGATTAAATATTGTAAGCAGGTTCCTTCCAAAGTGAATCTCATTCAGTATAATCCTATTGGTGACGGAAAATACGATCAATGCAACAAGCAGGCAGAAGAAAACTATATCCGTCAACTAGAAAATGCGGGAATTGTTTGTGTGGTGAGAAAAAGTCGTGGTGGCGATATTGATGCCGCTTGCGGACAGCTTGCTAATAAAACTGCGGATTAA
- a CDS encoding sterol desaturase family protein, translating to MMDYFMSENGLESVYAWAVPVHAAVILAEMIYSSVAQAHLYSRKDLLTNIYLALMNFGLDLVMKAFAMGVMFFFYSFRLIDFDMSTWYYWVLCFLATDLAYYFHHLVDHKSRAFWAVHITHHNSEYFNLTTGFRSPVFQPLYRYLFFSPLAFLGFNPWTIMVCYAIGQVYGTWVHTQTVKKMGFLEYILVTPSHHRVHHGCNIKYLDRNMGMVFIFWDKIFGTFEPEDPKVPVKFGIYPKMPDDGPITTLLYEWQKIAKDLKQPNLTIKDRFNYIFNSPGWRHDGTGKTVKDYQKEYWEKKNRKKEHVHEKSA from the coding sequence ATGATGGATTACTTTATGAGTGAAAATGGACTAGAAAGTGTCTATGCTTGGGCTGTTCCCGTTCATGCTGCCGTTATTTTGGCAGAAATGATTTACAGCAGTGTAGCTCAGGCACATTTGTATAGCCGTAAAGACTTATTGACCAATATATATCTAGCACTGATGAATTTCGGTTTGGATCTTGTGATGAAGGCATTTGCAATGGGTGTAATGTTTTTTTTCTATAGTTTCAGGCTGATTGATTTTGATATGAGTACCTGGTATTATTGGGTGTTGTGTTTCCTGGCAACAGATCTGGCATATTATTTCCATCATTTGGTTGACCATAAATCCAGGGCCTTTTGGGCAGTACATATTACCCACCATAATTCCGAATATTTTAATTTAACAACAGGATTCCGAAGCCCGGTTTTTCAGCCTTTATATCGTTATCTGTTTTTCTCTCCTTTGGCATTTTTGGGCTTTAATCCTTGGACAATTATGGTTTGCTATGCCATTGGTCAGGTTTACGGAACATGGGTACATACACAGACTGTAAAAAAGATGGGGTTCTTAGAATACATTCTGGTAACACCTTCTCATCACCGTGTTCATCATGGATGTAATATCAAATATCTGGATAGAAATATGGGAATGGTTTTCATATTCTGGGATAAAATTTTTGGTACTTTTGAACCCGAAGATCCTAAAGTTCCGGTAAAATTCGGAATTTATCCTAAAATGCCGGATGATGGCCCGATAACGACCTTACTGTACGAATGGCAGAAAATTGCTAAAGATCTTAAACAACCTAATCTTACCATTAAAGACCGTTTTAATTATATATTTAATTCTCCGGGATGGAGACACGACGGAACTGGAAAAACCGTTAAGGATTACCAAAAGGAATATTGGGAAAAAAAGAACAGGAAAAAGGAACATGTTCATGAGAAATCTGCTTAA